GCAGGCCCTCATGGCGTTGCATCCAGCCAGCTGGGTCATTCCGGAGATCAGCATCCTGTCCGCTGAGGGCTTCTCCGGCCGGACAGATCTCTGTGTGATGCCAGATGAAGGCCACAGCATTGGGTACGAGATCAAAACGGAGAAGGACAGTCTGAGCCGACTGGCACACCAGGTCCGCATGTACGACCACTGCTTTGCGGAGCGAGTTCTCGCTACGACGCCGCGCCACCTGGGAGGGGTGTGCCAGTTACTCCCTGAGACCTGGGGGCTCATCGTGCTGGAGCCAGTCAGTCATGAAGTAGTTAAGCTTGAGCGTCGGCCTCGGCCACAGGACAAGGACCTCGCTGCTGGGCACCTGATCCTGGAAACACTCCGCGTCGAGGAACTCAGCGCACTGCTCCACAACCTAGGGGTGACCCGCACCCACACGATGAACAACGATCAATGCCACGCCCTACTCAACACCCACTATGACGTGGCGACCCTCCGCGAACTGGCCTTCCAGACCCTGGCGGCACGTAAAGGCGGACGCGTCCACGCAACACGGGCAGGGACGTCATGACAAATACTTGGAGCAGGGTGGGAAGAGGAAGGCTCTCGTATGTGCCGCCGTATACGCAAACCAACTCCACACCCCCGAACAAATAAGCGCGTCAACACAGCCACGCTTCCCGGTGACACACCCGTTGAAAACCACCATCCACCCGGAGACACACCTGTTGAAAAAAGCACGGCACCCGGTGACACACCCATTGAATCCAGCCGGCCACCCCAGTGACACACTGGTTGCTAAGCCCAATCAACCGAGTGACACACCCGTTGCACAGGCGGTGTCCCACCCGTTGCGTCCCCTGTGACACACCTGTCGCACCCAAAACACGCCCGGTGACACACCTGTCGCATTGATCACCCACCACGGTGACACACTCATTGCATCCACGGTGACACACCCATTGCAAACAGGCAGAAAACCGCGATCCAGTCGACATCCAATACCCGTCACTGATGATGTCATCATTTCAAATCTTTACTTCTTTTTTCCAGAAGTACCCATAGAATCATCATCACGACCTTGAAGATCCAGCCGCGCCACCACGACGACCTCAACCTCTCCCGCCTCAACCTCATCGTGGCGCTGGACCAAGTTGACATGCAGGAATGGAGCGTCACTTACGAGTCCCGCGGCCGCATCGTCCGCATCAGTTGCGAAGCAGGCGTCAAATACGCCGTCCCACACGGTCTCGACAGTGACGTCAGCGCGGCCCTGATCAACCTCTACATCGAAGAAGGCATGCCTGACGACGGCCGCATCACCGTCGCCGCCACTGCCCTGCTTCACCTGTGCGGCTGGCACAAGTCCGGCAAGTACATGGGCCTGCTGCGCGACTGCCTCGAACGCCTCCACCAGGCGAACTACACCGTCTCCGGTGGATGGCGCGACCACCCCAAACAACGCTGGACGCACGCGAAATTCCACTTCATCGAGTCACTGAACTTCACGACACTCGACGGCGTCGGCCTCTTCGACGAACGCTCCATGATCGTTCTCCGCCTCGCCGAAGACGTCACCGCCAGCATCCGCAGTGGATACCTCAAACCCCTCGACTCCGAGTTCATGACCTCCCTCTCCCGCCCACGCACCCGCGTGCTCTACCGGGTCCTCGACGCCGCCCGCTTCGACCCGGAAAACCCAGACCGGCAGGTCGATACCCTCACCTTCCCCGTCCTCGCCTGGGGCGACCAATGCAAGATCCCCAGCGAAGGTCAGGCCTGGCGGGTCATCCGCGCCCTGACCTCCCCACACCAAGAACTGATCAAACGCGGGTACCTCGCCGACGTCATCCTCTCCGGCCGCGGCAAAGACCAAACCGTCCGCTACGAATTCGCCCGGGACTTCACCAAGGTCGACCCGGCCCTCATGCGCAAATTCCGGGAGTATGGCGTCGCCGACGGCATGGTCCGCAAACTCGTCCGGGAACACGGCGAGAGTTTCCTGACAGAAACCATCACCCGCTTTGCCGCACTGGTCTCCTCCGGCGTCCTGGTCGTCCGGAAAACCAAAGCCGCGGCCCTGATGCACCTGATCGCCCATCCCGACGACTACCCCTACCCGAATAAGCCCGCCCCACCCCCCACGAAAGCTGCACCGACCATGCAGCCTCTACTCGCTGAACCCAGCCTTGAAGAGGACTTCGCGGATCTGACGCCCGAGCGGGCAGCAGACCGCCTGATCCGCCGACTGGACCTGCACTACCGGAAGTTGCTCCGCGCGCCGGACTACGACCAGATCCGACACCGCGTCCTCACAGGCGACATCATTCCAGCAGAACTCCTGCGAACTGCTGTATCGGCCGTCGCCGCTGGAAAACAGGAACAATTCGTGGCCAACTTGAGGCAAGCAACCGGCCACTGACAGGGATCACTCAGCATCGATGTCGAGAGGTGAATTCTCTTCCCCATGTTCCTGACCCAACTCCACAAAGTGTCTCCGCACGACCACGCTCAACTGGCCTGCAAACGACCCAGTTCCGCCGGCCGGATAAAGGGCGCGAGTGGCTCCGCCCCATCCAGCAGTTCCCCACTTGCCCGGTCGAACCGCAATTCCACGTCCCCCAGTGCCACGCGCAGAACCCGCCCGCTCAGCCGCACCTTCCGCGCCAGACGCACACGCAGCAGCGGCCCTTCGAACACGCACACCGGCACCCCCGTCCCGAACAACGCTGGAATGGCCAGCCGCGCCTGCCGCGCCGCCCGCTCGAACAACGCCAGGTGCACCTCGTGCACCGCCACGTACGGCGCCTCCACGCCCTGCAGCAGCGTCAGACCGTCTGCCGCCCACGTGCGCAGCAAGGTCCGGTCCTCTTCCGCCAATGCCGTCAGCCGTTCCCGCACGAGACCCACCGGCATGGGCGTGCCCCCACCGAACAGCGGCCACGCCCCCCGGGGATCCATCAGAGTCGCCATCGGCGGTCCCCCTTCCGGCAGCGCCGGCAACATCGACCGGCACCCCGAGCTGGGCGGCGGCACCGAC
The Deinococcus sp. JMULE3 genome window above contains:
- a CDS encoding sce7726 family protein; translation: MNHFRVARPPSQEGRGLHETAARQALMALHPASWVIPEISILSAEGFSGRTDLCVMPDEGHSIGYEIKTEKDSLSRLAHQVRMYDHCFAERVLATTPRHLGGVCQLLPETWGLIVLEPVSHEVVKLERRPRPQDKDLAAGHLILETLRVEELSALLHNLGVTRTHTMNNDQCHALLNTHYDVATLRELAFQTLAARKGGRVHATRAGTS
- a CDS encoding replication initiator protein A; translated protein: MKIQPRHHDDLNLSRLNLIVALDQVDMQEWSVTYESRGRIVRISCEAGVKYAVPHGLDSDVSAALINLYIEEGMPDDGRITVAATALLHLCGWHKSGKYMGLLRDCLERLHQANYTVSGGWRDHPKQRWTHAKFHFIESLNFTTLDGVGLFDERSMIVLRLAEDVTASIRSGYLKPLDSEFMTSLSRPRTRVLYRVLDAARFDPENPDRQVDTLTFPVLAWGDQCKIPSEGQAWRVIRALTSPHQELIKRGYLADVILSGRGKDQTVRYEFARDFTKVDPALMRKFREYGVADGMVRKLVREHGESFLTETITRFAALVSSGVLVVRKTKAAALMHLIAHPDDYPYPNKPAPPPTKAAPTMQPLLAEPSLEEDFADLTPERAADRLIRRLDLHYRKLLRAPDYDQIRHRVLTGDIIPAELLRTAVSAVAAGKQEQFVANLRQATGH